The Anabas testudineus chromosome 11, fAnaTes1.2, whole genome shotgun sequence genome has a segment encoding these proteins:
- the LOC113154869 gene encoding POU domain, class 2, transcription factor 1, which produces MFVPLPVPFVFQRTASDFSAWRLKSSLAPRSSPDIRMSKAAEEEKPGADYLGDSSDSDRNSPDNQVQQMKTSPFSRSPTPAGSKGKNEESSEVTHSAAPPAPPSQQQQQQTQHHHTQLMLAGSQLAGLAALLPAQQQLLLQQAQAQLLAAAVQQSNAAHAAHAAAQQQANQQQQNQSQSQQQQQQQQSAKQEQTVKAPPPPPPPQLALSQPIQLTAQDIQQLLQLQQLVLMPGHPLQSPAQFLLSQPAQAQQTQQGLLSTPNLIQLPQQNPGLLTTPPRLGLQAQREKSSDVVGGSSSSSGGSVVATGSSGVGVVTSVGATSASSSAMASSLATGLTTGGHGGHMSEEPSDLEELEQFARTFKQRRIKLGFTQGDVGVAMGKLYGNDFSQTTISRFEALNLSFKNMCKLKPLLEKWLSDAETMAVDSMLPSPSSISSPMLGIEGLPGRRRKKRTSIESNVRVVLERNFCTNQKPTSEEILLMAEQLNMEKEVIRVWFCNRRQKEKRINPSSSTTPPLPSQTSPVVTHKAPCYSPHMISSQGLSQVTTSLSTTAASLSPSTSCPMTPVSSAALGSTSSSMTPPPHSTASPAPPTLGAHGLNTGNTLMGVSTGMNQALIGSNPLATMQALAASSGQLPISGLEGGAGHMLLGGPGGPNVPPSLRPSLFLNRPTLLPMVSGSMATSTPTIGLVSSGGSSRGGGCGSRTPFSQSPPPGASNLMSPTSCPEESASPCSSPASFCSFSEASPPPLGGTMAE; this is translated from the exons ATATCAGGATGTCTAAAgcagcagaagaggagaagcCTGGGGCTGATTATCTAGGGGACAGCTCAG ACTCCGACCGAAACAGCCCTGATAACCAG GTCCAGCAAATGAAAACCAGCCCCTTCAGTCGCTCTCCCACACCAGCTGGCAGCAAG GGAAAGAACGAGGAGAGCTCTGAGGTGACCCATAGTGCTGCTCCTCCTGCACCTCCCtcccagcaacagcagcaacagaccCAACACCACCACACACAGCTGATGCTCGCTGGCAGTCAGCTGGCAGGG CTTGCCGCTCTCCTTCCggcccagcagcagctgctcctccaACAGGCTCAGGCTCAGCTCCTGGCGGCCGCCGTTCAGCAGTCGAACGCAGCTCACGCTGCCCACGCCGCCGCACAGCAACAAgccaaccagcagcagcagaaccaaTCACAGtcccagcagcaacagcagcagcaacaatcaGCCAAACAAGAGCAAACGGTCAAagccccacctcctcctccaccaccgcAGCTGGCTCTGTCACAGCCGATCCAGCTCACAGCCCAG GACATCCAGCAGTTGttgcagctccagcagctggtTTTGATGCCGGGTCATCCTCTCCAGTCTCCTGCCCAGTTCCTCCTGTCTCAGCCAGCACAGgcacagcagacacagcagg GTTTGCTTTCGACACCAAATCTGATCCAGCTACCTCAGCAAAACCCAGGACTACTGACAACCCCACCTCGCCTGGGACTTCAAGCACAG agagagaagagcagcgATGTTGTTggtggaagcagcagcagcagcggagGCTCTGTAGTTGCCACTGGCAGCAGCGGGGTTGGTGTTGTGACATCTGTAGGGGCTACATCTGCATCCAGCAGCGCCATGGCTTCCTCCTTAGCCACTGGTTTGACTACCGGAGGTCACGGAGGTCACATGAGTGAAGAACCCAGTGacctggaggagctggagcagtttgccCGCACCTTCAAACAGCGACGCATTAAACTGGGATTCACACag GGAGACGTTGGCGTGGCTATGGGCAAACTGTACGGCAATGACTTCAGCCAGACCACCATCTCCCGATTTGAAGCTCTCAACTTGAGCTTTAAGAACATGTGCAAACTGAAACCACTGCTGGAGAAGTGGCTGAGTGATGCAG aaacaatGGCAGTAGACAGCATGCTGCCAAGCCCCTCCTCTATTTCCTCCCCCATGTTGGGCATCGAGGGTCTACCTGGCAGACGCAGGAAGAAACGCACCAGCATTGAGAGCAACGTGCGAGTTGTCCTAGAGCGCAACTTCTGCACG AACCAGAAGCCTACCTCGGAGGAGATCCTGCTGATGGCGGAGCAGCTCAACATGGAAAAGGAGGTGATTCGCGTTTGGTTCTGCAACCgcaggcagaaagagaaacgCATCAACCCCTCCAGCAGCACCACCCCTCCTCTGCCCAGCCAGACTTCGCCTGTTGTGACGCACAAAGCCCCCTGCTACAGCCCGCACATG ATATCGAGTCAGGGTCTGTCCCAGGTCACCACCAGCCTCAGCACAACAG ccGCCAGTTTGTCACCTTCAACATCGTGCCCCATGACTCCTGTCAGCTCGGCTGCCCTCGGCTCCACCTCTTCTTCAATGACTCCACCTCCTCATAGCACAGCCAGCCCTGCCCCTCCTACCCTCGGGGCTCATGGACTCAACACTGG GAACACATTGATGGGAGTAAGCACAGGGATGAACCAGGCCCTTATTGGCAGCAATCCCCTGGCTACCATGCAAG CCCTGGCAGCCAGCAGCGGGCAGCTGCCCATCTCCGGCCTTGAGGGGGGAGCGGGTCACATGCTTCTGGGAGGACCAGGGGGTCCTAATGTCCCCCCTTCCCTCCgcccctccctctttctcaaTCGACCCACCCTCCTTCCCATGGTGAGTGGCTCAATGGCGACATCCACGCCGACCATTGGACTGGTCAGCAGCGGCGGTAGCAGCAGAGGTGGTGGATGCGGCTCAAGGACTCCCTTCTCCCAGTCTCCACCCCCTGGTGCCAGCAACCTGATGAGCCCAACCTCATGCCCAGAGGAGTCTGCATCTCCTTGTTCAAGTCCGGCCTCGTTCTGTTCCTTCAGCGAAGCCTCGCCACCGCCCCTGGGAGGGACCATGGCCGAGTGA